CAGGCGGCAACCTTGCGGCTGTCGTGTCGGATCCTGGACCCTGCCTTGAGCAGGTCGGCCTGGACCGGCACCACGCCCGCGGCAATCAAGTCCCGCGGATTGGCGGACACGAAGTACGAGCCGCGCCGCGCGTAACGCTGCATGGACTCCTCGGAGGGCCGCGTGCCGTTGACGAGCACCGCGTCCAGCACCGGGCCCACGTGGTCGGTGACGGCCTGCACGTGGTCCAGGCAGGACATGCCGTCCGTCTCACCCGGCTGGGTCATCAGGTTGGCCACCATGACCTTCAGCGCCCGCGTCTCCTTGAGCGCCTGGGCCACGCCGTCCACCAGCAGGTTGGGCAGCACGCTCGAGTAGAGCGAGCCCGGGCCAATGGCGATGAGGTCCGCGGTGTAGATGGCCTCCAGCAGGCCATCCGTGGGCGGCGGCGAGCGGGGGCTCAGCGTGACGCGGCGCACGCGGCCGTGCGCGCGGCAGATGTTCCGCTCCCCCACCACCTCCGTGTCGTCATGCATCTGGGCGACCAGTTGCACCGACGCCAGCGTGGACGGCAGCACGTGCCCCCGGGAGCCGAGCAGCTCGCCGGACATGCGCACCGCCTCCATGAAGTCGCCCTTCAGCTCGGCGAGCGCGGCGATGAGCAGGTTGCCCACCGCGTGGCCCGCCAGGCCGCGAGCTCCGCCGAAGCGGAACTGGAAGACGTCCTTGAGCGCGTTCTTCCCGCCCGCCAGGGCCACCAGGCAGTTGCGGATGTCGCCCGGCGGCAGCGCGCCGTGCAGGCGGCGCAGGCGGCCGGAGCTGCCTCCGTCGTCGCTCATGGCCACCACCGCGGTGATGTCGATGCCGGGCTCGCGGGCCTTCGGCATCGCGCGCCGGGCCAGCCCCCGGAGCACCATGGGCAACCCCGTGCCGCCGCCAATGGCGACGATGCGCGTCGGCCGGTCCACCTGCCCCTGCAGGACCTCGTTGTTCTGGCGTTCCTGCTCGAGCCTGCGCCGGGCTTCCGCCCACTCCGCGGGCAGCGGCGCTTCCATGTCCATTCCCACCATGACGCTTACCCCCATCCACGACGCCCGAACCCGCCTCCCCAGGCGGGCCCACCACCCCGGTTTCCAAGTCAGAAACCGGGGAAGTGGATTGCCCTACCGCGCCCCACGACCGAGCAGCACATGCCTCACGGTGTGGAAGATGATGCCCACATCCAGGAACAGCGAACCGTTCTTCACGTAGTACAGGTCGAACTCCAGCTTGTTCCGCGCATCCTCCACCGACGCGCCGTAGGGGTAGCGAATCTGAGCCCACCCCGTCAGGCCTGGCTTCACGGCCTCTCGCAGGCCATAGAACGGAATCTGCTGCTTCAACTGCTCGACGAACACTGGCCTCTCGGGGCGGGGCCCCACGAAACTCATGTCTCCCGTCAGGATGTTGAACACCTGGGGAATCTCGTCGATGCGCGTGCGGCGGATGAAGCGGCCCACCCGCGTGACACGGTCATCATTCGCCTTCGCCCAGACAGCACCATGCTTCTCCGCGTCCGTCCGCATGCTGCGGAACTTCCACAGGTGATACGTGCTACCGAACAGGCCGGTCCGCTCCTGGCGGTAGAAGATGGGCCCCTTCGAATCCAGCTTGATGGCCACCGCGACCAGCAGCAGGAAGGGCGAGGAGAGCAGTAGCAGGAGTGATGCCACCGCGATGTCGAACCCCCGCTTGAACATGCGGCGCAGCGGGGACACGGTCAGCTCGTCCGCGAAGGCGAAGTCGCTGGCCCGCAGGAACTGCACCGGAATCCGGCGAAGCACGCGCTCGCAGAAGCCCGTCGCTTCATAGACGCGCCGTCCCTCGATGCGGCAGCGCAGCAGGGCGTCCACCCAGTTGGCCCCCCGCATGTCATCCGCCGCCTGCACCACGTACGCCGCGTTCAACCGAGAGGCCGTCTGCTCCAACGGCTCGCCCGAGGTGCGCGGGTCCGTCAGGCCGACGATGCGGTAGCTGCCCTCACCGCCTGCTTCAATGGCGCTGGCCACCGCCCGTGCCTTCATGCCCTCGCCGACGATGAGCACCGTGTGCGGCGCCCCCACCAGCGCGCGGATGGACACCCGCACCATCATCGTGCCGGCCAGGGCGCCCATGGCCCCGCCCAGCAGCGTGCCCGGCGGCAACTGCACCGGCACCACCAGGGGCGTCACCAGCATGACCCCGCCCGCCGTCATCGCGGTGACACCCGCGGCCTTGAGGAACCGGTATCCCCGCTCCCGGTCCTCCGCGGCCACGCGAAGGTCATACAGGTCCAACAGGTACAGCGTGAACTGGAAGGTGACGACGAAGGCCGCGCCCAACCCCACCAGCGTGGGCCACAACTGCGCCAGGGGGGTGTGCGTTCCTTCAGGCGCGAAGAGTGCCGCGCAGGCCGCCGCGCCCATCACGCAGGCCAACGCGATCGCCGAACTCTCGGCGAGGAAGAACGTCAGTTTCTTTGCAGAGAAATAGTGGTGAAAAACGCGGAGCACGTGCCCCTCCGACCTACCCGCCCAACCGCCCCTCTTCCACCTCCGGCGCCGCTCCCCGTTGCCAGGGAGCGGCGCCGAAGCCGAACGCCTCCCACGGCTACTTCTTTTCGTAGTTCTTCAGGTACGGCGCCGAGTGGACCTCCGCGCCGTTCAGCACACACCCGACGATGGGCGCGCCGCCCAGCGTCTCCACCGCCTGATGCACGGCCTTGCCCGAGGTGACGTTCGCGCGGATGACCATCAGCACGCCGTCCGCCTGGTGGCCGAGGATGGCCGCGTCCGCGAAGGGCAGCGTCGGCGGCAGGTCGATGTAGACCTCGTCGAAGCCCTCACGCACCGCCTTGAGGAACTGCTTCATCCGCCCGCTCGCCAGCACCTGCGCGGTGTCCTCCGGCGTGACACCCGCGGGGATGAGGGCCAGGCGCGTGGAGTTGAACCGCCGCACCACGTCCCGCACCTCGCAGTCCCCCGCCAGCAGCTCCGCCAGGCCCATCTTGTTGCGCATGCCCAGCGTGGCCGCCACGCCGCCCCGGCGCAGGTCCGCATCCACCAGCAGGATGCGGCGCTCCGGGTTCGCCCGGGCCGCGGCGAGCGCCAGGTTGACGCTCGTCACCGTCTTGCCCTCGCCCGGCATCGCCGAGGTGAGCGCGACCACCTTCATCGGCCGCAGGTCCCGCATCCGCTCGAGCCTGTAGTAAAGACTACGGTATTGCTCGGCCGCGGCCGATGCCGGCGCCGTCAGGGTCACCACGCGGCGGTCCACCGCGTTGCCGCCCGCCGGGTTCTCGTCCACTCGTGGAAGGAAGTTGCCCGCCCGCTCCATCGTCTGATCCATCACCGTCCTCCGTCCTTTCAGGCGAGACTCAGTTCAACGACGTGGGGTTGGACACGCTGTTCCTCGCCCCCGAAGCCGGCATCAGAATCCGCCGCTCCGTCTTGCCCTGCATTTCCGGGACCACCGCGAGCACAGGCAGCGTCAAGCGCTGGCGAACTTCCATGCCGTCGCGGAGGCTGTCGTCACGCATCTCCAGCACCGCACCCGTCAGCACACCCAGGCCCAGGGCCAGGAGGAAGACGATGAGCATGCCCGCCATGCGGTCCGGCCGGGCCGGGGTCGCCGGCACGCCCGCCGGGGAGATGACGTTGAACAGGCTCTTGGCGCTCTTGGCCTCCAGCTCCTGTGCGATTTCCGCCTCCACCTTGCGGCTCACCACGCTCTGGTACTTGGTGCGGGAGATTTCGTAGTCGCGGTTCATCACCGCCAGCTCATGCGCCCAGCGCGGGGTGTTGTTGAGCCGGCCCTGGTACGCCTCGGCCTGCTTCTGGAGGCCGACAATCTCCTGCTGGATGCCGCCAATCAGCGAGGACACGCGGGTGCGCTCGGCGCGCTCGGCCCACAGCCGGCCCTCGGCGTCCTTGCGGCGGGCCGTCATGCCATCCAGCTCCGTCTGCAGGCGCTTCACCTCCGGGTGGTCCTCCGTCCAGTTGGTGCGTGCATTCACCAGCGACCGGGTGAGCCCGCTCTCCGCGGCCTCCAGCCGGCCCGCCTCGCTGTCCACCGCGTTGCGAGCCCGCGCCAGGTCGGAGCGGCGGGCCTCGGCGACGCGCAGCTCCTCGGACTTCGTCTGGAGCTGGTGCGACACGCGCTCCAGGCCCCGCATGTTCATCTCCATCTGCTCGGGCAGCTCACCCAGGTGGTCCACCTTGAACTGGGAGATCTTCTGCTCCCAGGCGCTCACGGCCTTGCCCATCTGCACCATCTCCTCGTTGAAGAGGTCGGTGGCGCGAGCCGCCTGCGCCTGACGAATCTTCAGCGTCTCGTCGGAGAAGATGGTCGGCAGGCGGTTGGCCACCTGCGCCGCCACCTGCGGGTCGCGGTTCGCGTAGGTGAGCTCGAACGCCGTCTCACCCTCCACGCGCACCGTGAGGTCCTTGCGCATCTGCGAAACCGCGGCCTCCATGCCCTTTTCGGACACGATGTCCGGGTAGAGGTTCATCTCCTCGATGGCCTTCTGAAGCACCGGACGCGCCAGCAACTCCTGGCGAACGGTGAGCAGCCGCTGCTCGATGATTTCGCTCACCGTGCGCTGCACCATCTCCTCACCCGGCCGCTGCGGCTCCACGCGGACAACCACGGATGCCTCGTACATGCTTGGCCGGGTCATCACGATGGCCGCACCCACCACGAAGACCACTGCTGCGATGGCACCGACCAAGGCCTTGCGTCGCCACAGGGCGCCCAGAAGCTGGTCTGCCGTCATCCCTCGCTCCATGTTCCGCTCCTCCTCCATCCCACTCGCTGTACCTACCAAGGCGTCACCACCAACCGGACGGCGAAGACATTTCGCGTCAAGTCCACCGTGCTCGCCGAATCCGCCAACCCCACCTGTGCAATGCGATCCACCGCACCCTGCGCCGCCAGGCGCCGGTCGATGCGGTACTCCACACCACCACTCACCGCGTAGCCTTGAGACACCCGCGATGCGCCTCGAAACACGGCCCAGTCCACCGACGGGGCCACCCCGTTCCGGAAGAAGCTCGCCGCGCCGAACACCGAGAACTTCTGGTTGAACCGACGCGCCAGCAGCAGCGACGCGTAGTCCGCCCACAGCGCGTTCGTGAAACCGTTCGCGCCCACCAGGTCGTGCCCCATGGACACGCCCACATCCAGCAGCTCACCTTCGCGCTGCAGCTCCACATTCACCCGCGGAACCCAGCCACCCTGCTGGCCCACCGGGGCCAGGTACCGCACGGGGCCGCCCCGGACAGTCAAGGTGGTAGGCCGCGTCAGCCGATACCGCAACCCCAGCGCCGCGCCGTGCGACTGGCTCAGGCTCCCCTCGTAGAGGAAGCCCTGGTACCGGTACTCCAGGCCCAGGCTGAGCCGCCGCGTCGTGCGGTGCCAGGCCTCCAGCGACGGCGTATGCGCATAGCCCGCCTGCTGGCCCACATCGATGATGCGCACCGCCTCGAAGCGGTAGCCCGCGCGGACGTCGATTCGCTGTGACACGCGGTTCGTCACGCCCAGCGTCGCCTGCGTGAAGAACGTGGGCAGCGTGGACCGCGCCAGGCCGTCACGCGGCAGCGAGCTGGGGTCGGTGACGCGGAACACCCGCACCGCCGCGTCCAGCCGCAGCGTGCGTGACAGCAGTTGCCGGGCCTCGAGCCCGCCCCGGTGGTCCAGCGTCGTCCTGCCCGAGCCATGCCGCATCAGCAGGTCGGCCGCGTAGAAACTGTCCAGCGTGAGCCGTGCGTCCTTCGCCTCCAGCCCCAGCCGGGGCGTCAGCTTGGTCATCAACTGCCCGGTGCCGTCGCCGCCCAGACGGAGGTCGTCGTCGAACCGCTCCTCCGCCGTCAGCCGCAGCCGAGGCTCCCAGATGGTCGCGCCCTGCGCGGCGGGCGCCGCGAACATCAGGCCCGCGAGTAGCCACTTCTTCCAGTTGCCCTTCACCGTCGCCCTCCGTCCCGCACGCCAGCCACCGTCCACGTCACCCACGCCTCTGGATAAGACACCCTTCACGGCACGACGATGGTGTCACCCGGGCGGAGCATGAGCTCATGGCCGCCATCCGGAGAGATGAGGTCGCGGTAGCGCACCGGAATCTGGCCGCCCTTGCTGTCATTGCGGATGACGACGATGCCGTCCGAGTTGGCGAAGTCCGTGAAGCCACCCGCCAGCGCGATGGCCTGCAGCAGCGACACGCGGCCGCGCAGCGGATAGGCACCCGGGTGGGCCACCTCGCCGGTGACGAACACGCGGCTGCTGTTCACCTCGCGGACGATGACCGTCACGCGCGGCTCCTGCACATACGACTGGTAGGCCTGCTTCAGCGAGTCGGCCAGCTCCGTGGGCGTCTTGCCCGCCGCGTGGACCTCCCCCACCATGGGCATGGAGATGTAGCCATCCGGACGAACTGGCAGCGTCCGGGACAGCTCAGCGTCACGCCACACGGCGATGTCCAGCACGTCCTCGCGGCCAATCCGATAGGGCTGCTCCGTGTTGTCCACCTTCACCTGAGACTGGTGCGCGCACCCACCGAGGAGCATCACGCCCAACACCGTCCAGAACCCCGCGCTCGTCTTGCCCATCGTCCACTCTCCCTCAACTGCGTGTGTCGCGCCTCCGGCCCAACAGCCGCCGGGCGTTGCTTCCGGCGGCGATGCCTTAGCAGCGCGTGTGCCACGTACCAGGGGGAGGGAAAGCCCATGGATCGCAGTGGGTTACGAAATGCCCTCCTGGAGGAGCCCATGGGGTTCGGGAAATTTTTCCGGCATCGTACCCGCGTCGCACATGGTGCTTTCTTCAGCCTTTGCTCTGATCAGAGAACGACTTTTCCCTCTCCCACCCCGCCAACTTCCCATTTCACGTGTCAGATGGCTGGCACGCGTCTTGGATTGAAGTTCGGGCGGGGTAAGGAAGTTCACAACGCGTAATGAGTTCGCGAGAACAGGGGCGGGTCGGATGAGGAAGGCAGCAGGGGCGGTGGCGGCTTCGTTCGCGATGGGTACCGGGGCCATGACGTTCATGGGCGTGGCGTTCGCAACCCAGATGGAAGCCGCAGTGGTGGCGGTGGTGGGGCTGGCGCTGTACGCAAGCAGCGCCCTGCTTACGAACAAGAGCCCGGTGACGCCGGCGACCAGCGTCGCGAAGCAGGCGTAACCGGCTTCACCTGAAAGAGGCCTGGCGCCGCGTCCTGGCGCCGGGCCTCTGGCGGTTGCACCCCGCGCCAGAGCCTGCTCTATGGTGCGCCGCCATGGCAAAGCCACAGTACTGGCTCATCAAGAGCGAACCCTCCGTCTACGCCTACGCTCAGCTCGCGAAGGACGGAAAGACGGAGTGGACGGGCGTGCGCAACTTCGAGGCGCGCAACAACATCCGGGCGATGAAGCCCGGGGACCTCTGCCTCTACTACCACTCCAACGAGGACAAGGCCGTGGTGGGCGTGGCCCAGGTGCTCACGCCGCCGGGCCCGGACTCCACCGCGCCCGGCGAGGACTGGGCCGCCACGTCCATGGGGCCCGTCACCGCCTTCACGCAGCCGGTGGAGCTGGCCACCATCAAGGCCGCCGCCGCGCTGAGCGACTTCCCGCTCGTCACCCGCGGCCGGCTGAGCGTGGCGCCCGTCACCGCCACCCACTTCAAGCAGGTGTTGAAGATGGGAAAAACAGTCCTGCCCAAGTAGTACCGTGATGCTGGTGGAGCATTGCCCCCGAGGGCATACTCGTGCGCCGTGAGCGACACTGACATCCGCAAGATTCCGGCGCGGGAGACGCGGGGCCTGCGCCACGCCATCCTCCGGCCCAGCCAGCCCCCCGACATGGCCGTGTATCCGGGTGATGATGACGCGGACACGCTCCACCTGGGGGCCTTCATGCAGGGGCGCCTGGTGGGCGTGGCCTCGCTCTACCGCGAGCCGCCGCCGGACGCGCTGCGCGCCACCACCGCATGGCGGCTGCGAGGCATGGCCGTGGACCCCACCCTGCGAGGGCACGGCCATGGCGCCGCCCTCCTGAAAGCGTGCATGGAGCATGCGGCCCAGCAGGGCGGTTCCCAGGTGTGGTGCAACGCGCGCATGACGGCGTCAGGCTTCTATCGTGCCCAGGGGTTCGCCCACCGGGGCGAGCCCTTCGACCTTCCCGGCATCGGGTCGCACCATCTGATGTGGCGCACCCTCGAGACCTCGTGATGACCACCCTCCCCGACCTCGACGCCATCCGGACGTCCATCGAACGCATCGACGAGGAAATCCTCGACGCCCTCCGCCGCCGCATGGACCTGGCGGACGACGTGGCGAAGGCCAAGCTGGCCGCGGCCGCGCCCTTCCGGGACCAGCGCCGGGAAGACCTGCTGCTGCGCCGCATCCGCACCCGCGCCGCCGAGCATGGCCTGGACCCGCATGAGGTGGAGCGCATCTGGCGCCTCTTCATCGACATGTCGGTGGCCCGCCAGCACGAGCTCGTCACGCGGCTGGACAGCACGCCGCTGCGCGTGGGCTACCCGGGCGTGGAGGGCTCCTACAGCCACCTGGCCGCGCGCCGCCGCTACGCGCACCGCTCCGGGGGCGTGCTGCTCACCGGCTTCGACCTCACGCGAGAGGCCGTGGAGGCGCTCCGCCGCGGCGAGCAGGACCTGGTGCTGCTGCCCATTGAAAACACCACCGCGGGCAGCATGAACGAGACGTACGATTTGCTCGCCGAGGGCGGCGTGGTCATCACTGCGGAGCTGGTCAGCCAGGTGGACCACCGGCTGCTGGGACTGCCCGGCGCGAGGCTGGAGGACCTGCGCGAGGTGCTGTCGCATCCGCAGGCGCTGGCGCAGTGCGAGACGTTCCTCCGCGAGAAGGTGCCCTGGGCCCGCGCGGTGCCGGACGTGGACACCGGCGGCGCGGCGCAGAAGGTCCGCGAGCGCAATGACGCGTCGGTGGCGGCCATCGCCAGCGAGACGGCGGCGCAGCGCTTCGGGTTGGAGGTGCTCGCCGCGGACCTGCAGCCGGCCTTCGACTACACGCGCTTCGTGGAGGTGGGCCGCGAGGCCACGCCCCTGGCGCCGGGCATCCCCTGCAAGACGTCGCTGATGGTGATGTTGGAGCACCGGCCCGGCACGCTGGGCGAGATGCTGCAACGCCTCACGCTGCGCGGGGTGAACCTGAGCAAGCTGGAGTCGCGCCCCATCCCCGGGCAGCCGTGGCAGTACCGCTTCTATCTGGACGTGGAGGGCCACGCGGCCTCCGCGGCGGTGACAGCGGCGCTGGAGGACATCCGTCCGCTCACCTCGTCACTGCGCGTGCTGGGCACGTACGCCCGCGCGGAGGCGCCGCATGGCTGAACCGCGACGGCGCCGCATCGCCTTCCAGGGCGAGCCCGGCGCCTACGGTGAAGAAGCGCTGCGCGTGCTCCACGGTCCGGACGCGGAGGCCGTCCCCTGCCTCACCTTCCGCGCCGTCTTCGAAGCCGTGGCCGAGGGCCGCGTGGACGGCGGCGTGGTGCCGGTGGAGAGCTCGCTGGGGGGCCCCGTGGCGGAGACGGTGGACCTGCTCCTGGAGCACGACCTGCCCGTGACGGGCGAGCTGTCCCTGCGCATCCGCCACTGCCTGCTGGCCCCGCCCGGCCAGACGTTGGAACAGATTCAGCGCGCCTGGTCGCATCCGCAGGCGCTGGCGCAGTGCGCGGGCTACCTGCGGCGGCGCGGCATCACCCCGCTGCCGGAGACGAACACCGCCATCGCCGCGCGGAAGGTGGCGGAGGAGGCGCTCCCGCACACGGCCGCCATCGCGAGCAAGCTGTCCGCGTCGCTGTATGGCCTGACGGTGCTGGAAGAAGGCGTGGAGGACTCGCCGGACAACTACACGCGCTTCCTCACCCTGGGCCCCGCGCCCGAGCGGGCGTGGACGCGCCGCAAGACGGCGCTGGCCTTCACCACGGACAACGGGCCGGGCGCGCTGTACCGCGTGCTGAGCGCCTTCTCCTCGCGCGGCCTCAACGTGGCGCGGCTGGAGTCCCGGCCCCAGCGCCGCGCGTGGGAGTACGTCTGGTGCCTGGACGTGGACGGCGCGCTGGAGGACCCGCGGGTGCGCGAGGCAGTCACAGCCGCCCAGGCCGCCTGCATCACCCTGCGGGTGCTCGGAAGCTACGGCGTGGCCTGACGCTCAGGCGGCCGGGCCACCCGTCCCGTCACCCAGCCGCACGGCCTCGTCGTACGCGCCGCGCACCAGGTTGACGTAGCGCTGGAGCGCCGGGAGCTGCTCCATCCGCAGGGCCTGCGGGCCGTCACACAGCGCGGCCTCCGGGTGCGGGTGGAAGTCCACGAGCACCATGGAGGCGCCCGCGATGAGGCCCTGGCCAATGGCGTGGAAGATGTCGGGCAGCCCGTCCGGCGGCGGCGCGGCCTGGCCAATGGCGTGCGAGGGGTCCACGCACACCGGCAGGCGGGTGAGGCGCCGCACCACGGGCACGTGCGCGAAGTCCACCATGTTGCGGTGCGGGTCCCCCAGGTGCGTCTTCACGCCGCGCAGGCAGAAGACGATTTTCGGATTGCCCTCGCTCGCCACGTACTCGCACGCGTTGAGGGACTCCTCCAGGGTGATGCCCATGCCGCGCTTGAAGAGCACGGGGAAGACGCGCTGCTGGCCAATGCTCTTGAGCAGCTCGAAGTTCTGCGCGTTGCGCGTGCCCACCTGGAGCATGACGCCCGTGGCGTTGCCGGAGCGCTCCAGCGCGTCGCGAATCTCGTCGATGTGACGCGGGTGCGTCACCTCCATCGCGACGACCTTGATGCCGTGCTTGCCCGCGGACTCGAACACCCACGGCAGACACGCCGCGCCCAGGCCCTGGAACTCGTACGGGTTGGTGCGGGGCTTGTAGGCCCCCATGCGCGTGGTGCGGATGCCGACGCGGGCGAGCGCCGCCATCATCGTGTCCACGTTCTCCGGGTTGTCCACGGCGCACAGGCCGGCGAACACGTTGACGGTGCGCTCGTCGAAGTGGATGCCGTTGTACTCGAAGCCGGCGGACGTCCGCTGGCCCTTGTGCCGGCCGATGACGCGGTACTTCTGCGACACGCGCACCACCTGCCGCACGCCCGGAATCTGCTCGAACGGCTCCACGGGCACCTGCGCCGTCGAACCCAGCAGGTAGACTTCCGTAATCGTGTACTCGGAGCCCCCGATGACGTGCGTCCGAGGCGTCACTCCCTTGTACTGAGAGGCGACCTGGAGGACGGCGGACACCACGGACTCAGGCGAGTCCGGCTCGAGCATGACGATCATCTGGTTCTCCCGGGCGGCGTTGTCAGACTTTACGCGAATTACGTGAAGTGTAGCGGAAAAAGGCCGCGTCAGGTGTAACATTCCGACCCGCCTCGCCGCGTCCGGACTTGAAACCGGGAGCGAAATCCAGTCCGTGCAGTCCCGCCAGGGATGCGCCTGCTAGGCCGGTACGGGACGGAGCCGGGTGGCGAGCTGGGCGTAGTGGTCTCTCTGCGCGGTGTCGCCCAGGTGCTCCCAGACGTCGGACAGGGCGCGGGCGCATTCGGCGTACGCCGGGGACAACTCCAGCGCGAGCTCGAAGACGTGCCGCGCCTGCCGGTAGCGGGCCTTGTCCGGACGGCGCGAGCCCCGGGTCAGCAGCGCGTTGCCCAGGTTGTAGATTTGAACGGCGGTGGATTCGCGGTAGCCCGGCGTGGGGTTGAGCTGCGTGGCGCGCTGGAGCAACTGCGCGGCGGCCTCGGGCTCTCCCAGCTCCAACTGGCACAGCGCGGCCTCGCGGTGGGCCTCGGCCTCGTTGGGGTCCACTTCGATGGCGCGCTCGAAGCAGCGCAGCGCTTCATCGAAGCGCCCGAGCGTGGCGAGCGACGCGCCCTTCCCCGTGAGCGCCGGGACGTGCTTGGCGTCCACGGCCAGCACCTTGTCGAAGGCGGCGATGGCGGCTTCGTGGTTGCCGGCCATGGACAGGCTCACGCCGTCGTTGAAGGCCGCGAACAGCAACTTGGACATCTCTCCCCCAGTGGAAGGGTTGCACCGGCCACGCTCCATGGCCGGAGGGTCAGCCTCTCACCGGGGAAGTCCGCATGGAAAGGCGCCATTCCGCAGCGCCCTTTCGTCCCGCTGATGGGAGCCATTGGCCCCGAATCAGATGCGCATTCCCAGTTGCACACCAGGCCACAGGAGGATGCCCCCAGCGTCCAACCGCGACAGACGGCTCAGGTTGCGAACGCTCTCCCCGCCCACGTCATGCAACACGTTGAACGTAGGGCCGCCGATGAGCGTGAAGCCCCGCGCCACCTGAAAGCCCGCCACCACGCGGAGCTGATGCAGAAGCCGGTTTCCCGAGAAAGATGCATCCCAGTCGTAGAGCGAGTGAGACACCACGTCCACGTCCAGGAAGAAACGTTCGGTGAGCGGCAGATGCCCGCCCAACCCCAGGCCCGTGGACCAGTGGCTGGGGCCTCGCGCGCCCTCCACGTTGCCCATGCCCACCACCAGCGTCGTGTAGAGGTGCCGGCTGCCCACCTTGATGGCGGCGTTGGCGTAGTTGAAGTCGTTGCCGAAGACCTCGACGTGGAACTGCCCGTTGCGCGCGATGCTCACCAGCCCCACCGGCACGCCCGACTCCAGTTCATTCGACACGTTGACGAGCCCGAGCTGGAGCCCGTTCATCCGGCCCGCCACGTTGACGAGCCCCACCTGCGCGCCCTTCACGTCGCCGCCCACGTTGACGATGGCCACCTGCGCGCCCCGGGCCTGCGCCGCCCAGTTCATGCCCGCCGCCACCTGAGCGCCCGCCACCCGCTCCCCCGCGTAGTTGAAGCCCGCCGCGCCCTGTACGCCGTCAACGTTGCCAGCCGTCCAGTTGCCGCCGGCCGCGAGCTGCGCGCCCGCCAGCGAGCTCCCCGACACGTTGGCCCCCACCGCGAGTTGCCCCACCGTGCCGCTGCGCCGCGCCATGTTGAACCCGACCGCGGCCTGCAGGCCCTCCGCCGTCCCGTGCACCCAGTTGCTCCCCACGGCCAACTGCGTGCCGGACATGTCGCCGCGCACCACGTTGGCGCCCACGGCCAACTGCAGGCCATCCACCTTGTCGGTGGCCACGTTCGACCCGAGCGCCACGGCCACGCCATCCAGGCGCGCCATGCGGGCCACGCCCATGGAGAACGACACGTTGTTGTCCACGGGCGCGCCGCCCGTCATCAGGTCATTCGTCTGGAGGCCGGGGAACAGGCCCACGTTGAAGAAGCGGGAGCGGCTGCCCGTGCGCTCCGCCGCGACTTCGGCCCCCGCCGTGCTCGAGGACGCCTCCACCGTCGGCATCGGGCCCCCGCCGCGCATGGCCGTCAGCTCCCCCTGCACCGCGCGGAACGCGGAGGCCGCGAGCACCGTCCGGCCGCCGTCGCCCAGCTCGAACTCCGCCTGTGACGTCTGGTCGAGCAGCTTGCGCATCACCGTGTAGCGGCCCTTCTGGAGGCCCAGCTCGGTGGTGCGGCCCGCGTACTTCTTCAGCTCCACCACCAGCCGCCCTTCGGCGTCGCGGACGTAGAGGCGACCATCCACCAGGTCCCCCAGCACCAGCACCGCCGAGGTGGAGCGCAGGTCCGTCATCACCAGGTCCCCCGTACCCGCCAGCTCGATGTCATAGGCGGGGTGCTGGGCCCCCGCGCGCGTCTCCTCGGTGCGCGCGAGCGTCTCGTGGAAGGCGAACTGGTACGCCTCGTGGAGCGTCACCCGGCCGTCCCCGGACATGTCCGCCGCGCCGCGAAGGCCCGACACCAGGTTGTGCGTGAAGAACGAACCGCCAATGCGGTCGGACTCCTGGGACACCTCGTCCTCGGAGGACGACGTGAGGATGGCGTGGCCCCGCACCGCGGAGGACGCATCCACCACGAACGCCGGGCGGCGCACCCCGCCCTTGCG
This genomic window from Myxococcus hansupus contains:
- a CDS encoding gluconeogenesis factor YvcK family protein, with the translated sequence MVGMDMEAPLPAEWAEARRRLEQERQNNEVLQGQVDRPTRIVAIGGGTGLPMVLRGLARRAMPKAREPGIDITAVVAMSDDGGSSGRLRRLHGALPPGDIRNCLVALAGGKNALKDVFQFRFGGARGLAGHAVGNLLIAALAELKGDFMEAVRMSGELLGSRGHVLPSTLASVQLVAQMHDDTEVVGERNICRAHGRVRRVTLSPRSPPPTDGLLEAIYTADLIAIGPGSLYSSVLPNLLVDGVAQALKETRALKVMVANLMTQPGETDGMSCLDHVQAVTDHVGPVLDAVLVNGTRPSEESMQRYARRGSYFVSANPRDLIAAGVVPVQADLLKAGSRIRHDSRKVAACLLKMARSGL
- the exoE gene encoding polyisoprenyl-phosphate hexose-1-phosphate transferase ExoE, producing MLRVFHHYFSAKKLTFFLAESSAIALACVMGAAACAALFAPEGTHTPLAQLWPTLVGLGAAFVVTFQFTLYLLDLYDLRVAAEDRERGYRFLKAAGVTAMTAGGVMLVTPLVVPVQLPPGTLLGGAMGALAGTMMVRVSIRALVGAPHTVLIVGEGMKARAVASAIEAGGEGSYRIVGLTDPRTSGEPLEQTASRLNAAYVVQAADDMRGANWVDALLRCRIEGRRVYEATGFCERVLRRIPVQFLRASDFAFADELTVSPLRRMFKRGFDIAVASLLLLLSSPFLLLVAVAIKLDSKGPIFYRQERTGLFGSTYHLWKFRSMRTDAEKHGAVWAKANDDRVTRVGRFIRRTRIDEIPQVFNILTGDMSFVGPRPERPVFVEQLKQQIPFYGLREAVKPGLTGWAQIRYPYGASVEDARNKLEFDLYYVKNGSLFLDVGIIFHTVRHVLLGRGAR
- a CDS encoding CpsD/CapB family tyrosine-protein kinase, producing MDQTMERAGNFLPRVDENPAGGNAVDRRVVTLTAPASAAAEQYRSLYYRLERMRDLRPMKVVALTSAMPGEGKTVTSVNLALAAARANPERRILLVDADLRRGGVAATLGMRNKMGLAELLAGDCEVRDVVRRFNSTRLALIPAGVTPEDTAQVLASGRMKQFLKAVREGFDEVYIDLPPTLPFADAAILGHQADGVLMVIRANVTSGKAVHQAVETLGGAPIVGCVLNGAEVHSAPYLKNYEKK
- a CDS encoding GumC family protein translates to MEEERNMERGMTADQLLGALWRRKALVGAIAAVVFVVGAAIVMTRPSMYEASVVVRVEPQRPGEEMVQRTVSEIIEQRLLTVRQELLARPVLQKAIEEMNLYPDIVSEKGMEAAVSQMRKDLTVRVEGETAFELTYANRDPQVAAQVANRLPTIFSDETLKIRQAQAARATDLFNEEMVQMGKAVSAWEQKISQFKVDHLGELPEQMEMNMRGLERVSHQLQTKSEELRVAEARRSDLARARNAVDSEAGRLEAAESGLTRSLVNARTNWTEDHPEVKRLQTELDGMTARRKDAEGRLWAERAERTRVSSLIGGIQQEIVGLQKQAEAYQGRLNNTPRWAHELAVMNRDYEISRTKYQSVVSRKVEAEIAQELEAKSAKSLFNVISPAGVPATPARPDRMAGMLIVFLLALGLGVLTGAVLEMRDDSLRDGMEVRQRLTLPVLAVVPEMQGKTERRILMPASGARNSVSNPTSLN
- a CDS encoding polysaccharide biosynthesis/export family protein: MGKTSAGFWTVLGVMLLGGCAHQSQVKVDNTEQPYRIGREDVLDIAVWRDAELSRTLPVRPDGYISMPMVGEVHAAGKTPTELADSLKQAYQSYVQEPRVTVIVREVNSSRVFVTGEVAHPGAYPLRGRVSLLQAIALAGGFTDFANSDGIVVIRNDSKGGQIPVRYRDLISPDGGHELMLRPGDTIVVP
- a CDS encoding EVE domain-containing protein — translated: MAKPQYWLIKSEPSVYAYAQLAKDGKTEWTGVRNFEARNNIRAMKPGDLCLYYHSNEDKAVVGVAQVLTPPGPDSTAPGEDWAATSMGPVTAFTQPVELATIKAAAALSDFPLVTRGRLSVAPVTATHFKQVLKMGKTVLPK